The bacterium region GAAGCGGCATCGAACGTCCTTCTGACTCCCGTCAGCGAGCGGGACCACGCGAAAAAGCCTTTGATGTGGTGGGCCCGCCAGGGATCGAACCTAGATCCGCCGGTTATGAGCCGGATGCTCTGCCGTTGAGCTACGGGCCCGCGACGAAATTATAGCACGGCCGGGCGGCGCGCTATCTCCGCGGTCAGCCCTTGAGCCCCGAGAACATGAAGCTCTCGACGAACCGCCGCTGGAACAGAACGAAGAGGACGAGGAGGGGCAGAATCACGATCACGGTGCCGGCGGCGATCAGATTCCACTGCGCCGCCGCTTCCGCGGATTGCGTGAACGACGCGAGGCCGACCGTGACGGTGCGGGCCCGATCGGTGTCCGTGATGATCAACGGCCACAGAAATTCGTTGTAGTGGTAGACGACGCTCACGATCGAAAACGCCACGAGCGTCGGCCGGGCCAGCGGGATGAACACGTGCCACAGCGTCCGAAACGTCGTGCACCCGTCGATCGCCGCGGCGTCCTCGAGGTCGCGAGGGACGCCGCGGAACGTCTGGCGCAGCAAGAACGTGCCGAACGCCGAGGCGAAGTAGGGGATCATGATCGCGAGCCGCGTGTTAAGGAGCCCGAGCGTCTTGATCGTGACGAAGTTCGGAAGGATCAGCGACGACGGCGCGACCATCAGCTGCAGCAGGAAGAGACGGAAGAGCAGATCCCTGCCGGGAAACTCGATCCGCGCGAACGCGTACGCGGCGAGCGTGATCGTGACCAGCTGCGCGCCGAGCACGCCGAACACCACGACCGCGGTATTGTAGTATAGGCGCACGAACGGCGCCGAGTTCCAGGCCTCGCGGAAGTTGGCGAGCGACGGATGCTGCACCCACAGCGAGGCGATCTGGCTGCCGAGGGAGCCGGGCGGCCGAAACGACGTCGAGACCGCCCACAGCAGCGGAAACACCCAAATGAACGCGAGCGCGCCGACGCCGAGCGCCCAAAGGACCGTCGCGACCTGCCGGGCCGATCGCCTGGTCACGCTACACCTCGTAGTGGATCCGCCGCTCGAGCAGCCCGAAGCTCACCGCGGCGATCCCCATCAGGACCGCGAGCAGAAACATCGTCAGCGCGGCGGCCTTCCCGAAGTCGAAGAACATGAAAGCGGTCTGGTAGATGTAGAACAGCAGCACGTTCGTCGTGTTGTCCGGCCCGCCGGCCGTCATGATCCAGATCTGGTCAACCGACTGGAACGCGTTGATGCTGGCGATCACGAGAACGAACAGCGTCGTCGGGCCGAGCAGCGGAAAGGTGATCCGCCGGAAGACCTGCCACGGAGACGCGCCTTCGATCCGCGCCGCTTCGTACAGCTCGGCGGAGATCGTCTGCAGGCCGGCGAGATAGAACAGCATGTAGTAGCCGGCGTTCTTCCAGATCGTGACGAGCATGACGGCCGGCAGCGCCCAGGTCGGGTCCTGCAGCCAGTGGGCGTTCCCGCCGACGATCCGCTTGAGATAGACGTCCATGAGGCCGTAGCCTGGCGTGTAGACGAACAGCCAGATCGCCGCGGCGCCGATGAGTGGCAGCAGCGCCGGATAGAAGAACGCGGTGCGGAACGGCGTGACGAGCAGGTGCGCCCGGTTCAGGAGGAGCGCGAGCGTCAGCGCGAGGGCGACGGTGACCGGGACGGTGCCGGCGAGGAACTCCGCGCTGTTGCGCACGACCTGGTGGAAGATGGGGTCCGCGGCGATCGCAAGGTAGTTGCCGGCGCCGACGAACGCGTGGCTGCGGACGGTGGCGGTGGCGCGGTAGAGGCTCAGTTCCGCCGACGTCAGGATCGGGTAGTAAGTGAAGATGGCAAGAAACGCGAGCGACGGCAGCAGAAAGAGATAGCCCTGCGTCGCGGCACGGCGGCGGCGGCGGCGCGCGGACGCGGACGTCGTGGTGGCCGGGCCCGCCGTTGGAAGCGTCGAGGCGTGGGTTTGCGCCACGGAGACGAGAACGAAACCGGTGGGCCGCCGCCTGTCGGCCCACCGGTAGCCCGCCTAGGGCCTCACGGCCGCCGGCCCGCGCGGGTCACGCTGCATCCGCTAATACTTGGACAGCAGCTGCGTCGCATCGCGCTGCGCGCGGTCGAGCGCCGCCTGCGTGGTCAGCCGGCCCGACTGCGCCGCCTGGATCGCCGTCACCAGCATCGCGCCGATCTGATCCACGTCGTGGATCGTCATCTGCTCGCCGGCGAAGCGCAGCTGGGAGGTGGCGGTGAGCGCCTGCGGCACCTGCCTCAGGTACGCGGCGAACGCCGGCGTAGAGAGCTCCGTCTTGCGGATCGGCACATAGCCCGTCCCGATACTCCAGCGGGCGGCGTTGGCCGGCTGGGTCATCCAGGCGATGAACGTCCACGCCGCCTGCACGTGGTCCGCCGGCGTGTGGTTGAAGATGTAGAAGCTGCCGCCGCCCGTGGGCGCGCGCGTCACGGCCTTGCCGGCCGGCAGGTACCCCGCGCTCCAGTCGAACTTCGCGTTCGTCCGAATGAACGTCATGTTGCCGGTGGTCGAGTAGATCATCGCCGCCTTCTGCTGGATGAAGTCCTGGGGCACTTGGTTCCAGAACGCGACGCTGGTAGGCCCGGTCGGATGGACCTTGTACTTGTTCTGCAGGTCGATGACGAACTGCAGCGCGCCGACCGCCTCCGGCGAGTTGAACTTCACCCATTTTCCGGCCTTCGTATCGAAGAAATTGGCGCCGGCCTCCATCAGCCATCCTTGAAACACCCACGGGGACGTGTCGCCGAGCGGAATCTCGACGCCCCACTGAGTCGTCTGCCCGCTCGAGTCGCGGACCGTCAGCTTCTGCGCGTAGGTCAGCAGTTCGGCCCAGTCCTTCGGCGCGCGGCTCGGGTCGAGCCCCGCCTTCCGGAATAGGTCGCGGTTATAGTAGAAGATCGGCGTGCTGCGCTGCCACGGGATGCTGTAAGTGTGACCGCCCGTCTGCGCGTTGAGG contains the following coding sequences:
- a CDS encoding sugar ABC transporter permease; its protein translation is MAQTHASTLPTAGPATTTSASARRRRRRAATQGYLFLLPSLAFLAIFTYYPILTSAELSLYRATATVRSHAFVGAGNYLAIAADPIFHQVVRNSAEFLAGTVPVTVALALTLALLLNRAHLLVTPFRTAFFYPALLPLIGAAAIWLFVYTPGYGLMDVYLKRIVGGNAHWLQDPTWALPAVMLVTIWKNAGYYMLFYLAGLQTISAELYEAARIEGASPWQVFRRITFPLLGPTTLFVLVIASINAFQSVDQIWIMTAGGPDNTTNVLLFYIYQTAFMFFDFGKAAALTMFLLAVLMGIAAVSFGLLERRIHYEV
- a CDS encoding ABC transporter substrate-binding protein — encoded protein: MKRYTRYALLLAVLLLAAIGGVQGAGAQGAVSLRYYYPVGASGPLNALMTAMVNDFNGSHPGIHVEPVFAGNYVETMAKAMTAVLGGTPPDVAVLDTPELFSLLDRDAIIPLDDLIAKSGGKAWLDDFYGALLLNAQTGGHTYSIPWQRSTPIFYYNRDLFRKAGLDPSRAPKDWAELLTYAQKLTVRDSSGQTTQWGVEIPLGDTSPWVFQGWLMEAGANFFDTKAGKWVKFNSPEAVGALQFVIDLQNKYKVHPTGPTSVAFWNQVPQDFIQQKAAMIYSTTGNMTFIRTNAKFDWSAGYLPAGKAVTRAPTGGGSFYIFNHTPADHVQAAWTFIAWMTQPANAARWSIGTGYVPIRKTELSTPAFAAYLRQVPQALTATSQLRFAGEQMTIHDVDQIGAMLVTAIQAAQSGRLTTQAALDRAQRDATQLLSKY
- a CDS encoding carbohydrate ABC transporter permease, producing the protein MTRRSARQVATVLWALGVGALAFIWVFPLLWAVSTSFRPPGSLGSQIASLWVQHPSLANFREAWNSAPFVRLYYNTAVVVFGVLGAQLVTITLAAYAFARIEFPGRDLLFRLFLLQLMVAPSSLILPNFVTIKTLGLLNTRLAIMIPYFASAFGTFLLRQTFRGVPRDLEDAAAIDGCTTFRTLWHVFIPLARPTLVAFSIVSVVYHYNEFLWPLIITDTDRARTVTVGLASFTQSAEAAAQWNLIAAGTVIVILPLLVLFVLFQRRFVESFMFSGLKG